One stretch of Eggerthella lenta DSM 2243 DNA includes these proteins:
- a CDS encoding MarR family winged helix-turn-helix transcriptional regulator, with product MNQASQTLAQLKKASKLVRLAFHKNGPKSYKRGQGALLNALVDNDGTTQRELVKILGLNRSELKDIVKKAERNGYVTIEDAEGERTYAVKLTDEGREVAQKRVAANDKTADDIIGCLSEEEIAQLNAITEKLILSMKDKGINGKKKGRKAHECCCR from the coding sequence ATGAACCAGGCATCCCAGACCCTCGCGCAGCTCAAGAAGGCCAGCAAGCTCGTCCGCCTCGCCTTTCACAAGAACGGCCCGAAAAGCTACAAGCGCGGCCAGGGCGCGCTGCTGAACGCCCTCGTCGACAACGACGGCACCACTCAGCGCGAGCTGGTGAAGATTCTCGGTCTCAACCGCAGCGAGCTCAAGGATATCGTGAAGAAGGCCGAGCGCAACGGCTACGTCACCATCGAGGACGCCGAAGGCGAGCGTACCTACGCCGTGAAGCTCACCGACGAGGGTCGCGAGGTCGCTCAAAAGCGCGTCGCCGCGAACGACAAGACGGCTGACGACATCATCGGATGCCTGTCCGAGGAGGAGATCGCCCAGCTGAACGCCATCACCGAGAAGCTCATCCTCTCGATGAAGGACAAGGGCATCAACGGCAAGAAGAAGGGTCGCAAAGCCCACGAGTGCTGCTGCCGCTAA
- a CDS encoding LamG domain-containing protein yields the protein MEYAEQYIALCLGGAGSASAPAPGIVLDGTAPFTLDMMVRGIPVESAASVLHQEGALDVRLTAKGFSFWREGFGIFSTSSDGETFQQGEWNHLCIAYEPGTVRLFVNGALDCVVQKPCKGSACPKPFVVGAGVKGGVRQLRLFDRAFGGMEVQDLLLMDFADIRASSYAGSLAAFYDFGCKAPVERVSGSTIALQGDAKMRALFPSVQLRGSAYLAISNEPGINPAGRRNDAYSIQAWIRLEPFDGQDAYTVFANGDLSEEAGMSLYVARDEASWRLCALRGDEEPMISKGLVQPQLWTNVCLTYDGLQTQSLYVDGVLDSQISTCLPISDVLEEPKLRIGADLSNGSDNGKDCFSGAISRVDVWNRALTAEEVKSYAAEEPSFDAEGLQASYDLSFADINNAVSSDPIGLRNGVVVDDVRQEAGTTPMPTACPPKPDPLSDEELRRCRAACLKGNDSSPLRVSRLEKDGYVCFVGHYHDGSQTIACAKEGYDEWTLWYIELVLLLVGGVLTVLAGVRIAGGNKITNFIVTKIMPNPAFRSLFSGPVSFKTIITFFYLLKANGLLTPLLKAAMSGLRWFKVAWSIAVMTTMAVAICTGMGLIYYAAAFADLAVSLIVHLADMPASGTLLPCGVSALFFDHHAVTSTVPLPTGEADAIALAWNGTQLVSKPEWDSSKSDPCAYCIEAVKGKKITIKANLTCSDPSLASVKVRAVDKSRSTLLGDSDEIAVTFRYGRASGATLAFPRHALANKGVGKHELQLEWQCYYQGGWKKMSTTKHVMYTLLSYPNEPWLSRNGSSQYPWVSLLEKACSWASGKKTPAEAAGTIERKVNEGLGLEYDTSGWGRSYYCTNTGYFLLGNFLRQTSSLVNCTDCAIIVTTFANALGCDLHEARMEDPSPSNKQQFTFLKVKSIGKKVWQDGRFTYHEVAVSRKAATTNNQDRAVYDACCTLNGSDTPSSASKRDPVLSNGMNFSDFDDTEPIPRTITARSSYREHFATNDAAGVGRCAYVWSSETRRPAMP from the coding sequence ATGGAGTACGCAGAGCAGTACATCGCGCTCTGCCTTGGCGGCGCGGGCAGTGCTTCTGCCCCGGCGCCGGGTATCGTGTTGGACGGAACCGCGCCCTTCACGCTCGATATGATGGTGCGAGGCATTCCGGTGGAAAGCGCCGCATCGGTGCTGCACCAGGAAGGGGCGCTCGACGTCAGGCTGACGGCGAAGGGGTTTTCCTTCTGGCGCGAGGGGTTTGGCATCTTTTCCACTTCAAGCGACGGCGAAACGTTTCAACAGGGCGAGTGGAACCACCTGTGCATCGCCTACGAGCCGGGAACGGTGCGCCTGTTCGTCAACGGCGCGCTCGATTGCGTTGTGCAGAAGCCGTGCAAGGGAAGCGCGTGCCCGAAGCCGTTCGTCGTGGGAGCGGGCGTCAAGGGAGGGGTTCGTCAACTGCGGTTGTTCGACCGCGCGTTCGGCGGGATGGAAGTGCAGGATCTGCTGCTGATGGACTTTGCCGATATCCGGGCGTCCTCCTACGCGGGCTCGCTGGCGGCGTTCTACGACTTCGGATGCAAGGCTCCTGTCGAGCGCGTGTCCGGCTCGACTATCGCGCTGCAGGGCGATGCGAAGATGCGCGCTCTGTTCCCTTCCGTTCAGCTGCGGGGCAGCGCGTACCTGGCCATCTCCAACGAACCGGGGATTAACCCTGCGGGGCGGCGCAACGACGCCTATTCCATCCAGGCTTGGATCAGGCTCGAACCGTTCGACGGCCAAGACGCGTATACCGTGTTCGCGAACGGCGACTTGTCGGAGGAGGCGGGCATGTCGCTGTACGTGGCGCGCGACGAAGCGAGCTGGCGCCTATGCGCGCTGCGGGGCGACGAGGAGCCCATGATTTCGAAGGGGCTCGTGCAACCGCAGCTTTGGACGAACGTGTGCCTGACGTATGACGGCCTCCAAACCCAATCGTTGTACGTGGACGGCGTACTGGACAGCCAGATTTCCACATGCCTGCCCATTTCAGACGTGCTCGAGGAGCCGAAACTTCGCATCGGCGCCGACCTCTCGAACGGAAGCGACAACGGCAAAGACTGTTTCTCGGGCGCCATCTCGCGCGTGGACGTATGGAACCGCGCGCTCACGGCCGAGGAGGTGAAAAGCTACGCCGCCGAAGAGCCTTCGTTCGACGCGGAAGGGCTGCAGGCATCCTACGATTTGAGCTTCGCCGACATCAACAACGCCGTGTCCAGCGATCCCATAGGATTGCGCAACGGCGTAGTGGTCGACGACGTCAGACAGGAGGCAGGTACGACTCCGATGCCGACTGCATGTCCGCCGAAGCCCGATCCGTTGAGCGACGAGGAGCTGCGGCGTTGCCGAGCCGCGTGCCTGAAGGGGAACGACTCCTCTCCTCTACGCGTGAGCCGCTTGGAAAAGGATGGGTATGTGTGCTTCGTCGGCCACTACCACGACGGTTCGCAGACCATCGCGTGCGCAAAGGAAGGCTACGACGAATGGACGCTGTGGTATATCGAACTCGTTCTGCTGCTGGTGGGCGGCGTGCTCACCGTGCTGGCAGGCGTGAGGATTGCCGGAGGCAATAAGATCACCAACTTCATCGTAACGAAGATCATGCCAAACCCGGCGTTTCGCTCGCTGTTCTCGGGGCCGGTGTCCTTCAAAACAATCATCACGTTCTTCTACCTTTTGAAGGCGAACGGGTTGCTGACACCGCTTTTGAAGGCCGCAATGAGCGGGCTGCGCTGGTTCAAAGTGGCCTGGTCGATTGCCGTGATGACAACTATGGCTGTAGCTATTTGCACGGGCATGGGTCTGATCTATTACGCCGCAGCGTTTGCCGACCTGGCCGTCAGCCTGATCGTTCACCTGGCCGACATGCCCGCTTCGGGCACGTTGTTGCCGTGCGGAGTGAGCGCGTTGTTCTTCGATCACCATGCGGTGACGAGCACTGTTCCGCTGCCTACGGGCGAAGCCGACGCCATCGCGCTGGCTTGGAACGGGACCCAGCTCGTGTCCAAGCCCGAGTGGGATAGCAGCAAAAGCGACCCGTGCGCCTACTGCATCGAGGCGGTCAAGGGAAAGAAGATCACGATCAAGGCGAACCTCACGTGCTCCGACCCTTCATTGGCTTCCGTGAAAGTGCGTGCCGTCGACAAGAGCCGATCGACGTTGCTCGGCGATTCCGACGAGATCGCGGTGACGTTCAGATACGGGCGGGCCTCGGGCGCGACTTTGGCGTTTCCTCGTCACGCGCTGGCAAACAAGGGCGTGGGCAAGCACGAGCTGCAGCTGGAGTGGCAGTGCTACTATCAGGGCGGATGGAAGAAGATGTCCACTACGAAGCATGTAATGTATACGTTGCTGTCGTACCCGAACGAGCCGTGGCTCAGCCGCAACGGATCCTCCCAGTATCCGTGGGTTTCGCTGCTCGAAAAGGCCTGCTCTTGGGCGTCGGGGAAGAAGACGCCCGCCGAAGCGGCGGGCACGATCGAGCGAAAGGTGAACGAAGGGCTGGGCCTCGAATACGATACGTCGGGATGGGGGCGATCCTACTACTGCACGAACACGGGCTACTTCCTGTTGGGCAATTTCTTGAGGCAAACCTCTTCTCTGGTCAACTGCACGGACTGCGCGATCATCGTGACCACGTTCGCCAACGCGTTGGGCTGCGACTTGCACGAAGCGCGCATGGAGGATCCTTCGCCGAGCAACAAGCAGCAATTCACGTTCTTGAAGGTGAAATCGATCGGCAAGAAGGTCTGGCAAGATGGCAGGTTCACCTATCATGAAGTGGCCGTATCCAGGAAAGCGGCGACGACGAACAATCAAGACCGTGCGGTGTACGACGCATGTTGCACGCTCAACGGGTCTGATACGCCCTCTTCGGCGAGCAAGCGAGATCCTGTGCTGTCGAACGGCATGAACTTCTCCGACTTCGACGATACCGAGCCTATCCCGCGTACGATCACGGCGCGATCCTCCTATCGGGAGCATTTTGCAACGAACGACGCGGCGGGTGTTGGAAGGTGTGCCTACGTTTGGTCGAGTGAGACCCGTCGTCCGGCTATGCCGTAA
- a CDS encoding J domain-containing protein, with the protein MNRTEALRILGLDDDATPEDVKTAYKETVQILHPDRFASNKKLQDRATEQFKNLQEAYDYLTSGKGSRTSARDPRAAAERARSYTSSNQVEARMAGVAAARTQLVKQRDVALDERRNGIAMTAIGGIVALISGRRPFGLFGIVAAIASAAAVWGIVQVVSSQRTIATLNEHIAELNKEERRLAEELDDV; encoded by the coding sequence ATGAATCGAACGGAAGCACTGCGCATTTTAGGACTGGACGATGATGCCACGCCCGAAGATGTGAAAACCGCCTACAAGGAAACGGTGCAGATCCTGCATCCCGACCGGTTCGCCAGCAATAAGAAGCTCCAAGATCGCGCGACTGAGCAGTTCAAGAACCTCCAAGAAGCATACGACTACCTGACCAGCGGAAAAGGCTCGCGCACCTCCGCTCGCGATCCGCGCGCCGCTGCCGAGCGCGCCCGCAGCTACACGTCGTCCAACCAGGTTGAGGCGCGCATGGCCGGCGTAGCCGCCGCACGCACGCAGCTGGTTAAGCAGCGCGATGTGGCGCTTGACGAGCGTCGTAACGGCATTGCCATGACCGCTATCGGCGGCATCGTGGCGCTGATATCCGGCCGCCGGCCGTTCGGCCTGTTCGGTATCGTTGCCGCCATTGCAAGTGCCGCCGCTGTGTGGGGCATCGTGCAGGTCGTGTCGTCCCAGAGAACCATCGCCACGCTCAACGAACATATCGCCGAGCTCAACAAGGAAGAGCGCCGCCTCGCCGAGGAGTTGGACGACGTGTAA
- a CDS encoding peptidylprolyl isomerase, translating to MKKTYIMKTVCAVGLTAACAWGLAGCSSDDNASSGTGGVAGTVNGVEIAEDTITNYIQGVREQLGADDEDSWGTWLSQNDYTPASVREEVFNSYAQRELLKEGVEEKGITVESSEIDEQIDKVKANYDTDEKWQAALDQAGMTEDSYRAEIEQKLKENKLYASFASDEDPSDADMLQYAQMYATAYDGSKRSSHILFNSDDEATAQEVLDKLNSGELDFVDAVKEYSQDPGSVERDGDVGWNNPSNLAKEYKDGLEPLEKGQLSGLVTTQFGIHIIKCTDVYKAPEEVTSLDQIPEEWISVIASSLKSTKQQEAYKKWLDETTEAADIKINDMPQGLPYDVDMSKYPAPNADSGATDGTQEGSTDGAEGGEAADGASADGTDAPASEDQAATDGADSSEGNADAAAGDNASEQPAEAA from the coding sequence ATGAAGAAAACGTACATCATGAAGACCGTGTGCGCGGTCGGTTTGACGGCGGCATGCGCATGGGGTCTGGCCGGATGCTCGAGCGATGACAACGCTTCGTCGGGCACCGGCGGTGTGGCGGGCACGGTCAACGGTGTGGAAATCGCCGAAGACACCATCACCAACTACATCCAGGGCGTGCGCGAGCAGCTGGGTGCTGACGATGAAGATTCGTGGGGCACATGGCTTTCTCAGAACGATTACACCCCTGCTTCCGTGCGTGAAGAAGTGTTCAATTCCTACGCCCAGCGTGAGTTGCTGAAGGAAGGCGTCGAGGAGAAGGGCATCACCGTCGAGAGCTCCGAGATTGACGAGCAGATCGACAAGGTGAAGGCGAACTACGACACCGACGAGAAGTGGCAGGCCGCGCTCGATCAGGCGGGAATGACCGAAGATAGCTATCGCGCTGAAATAGAGCAGAAGCTCAAGGAGAACAAGCTGTACGCATCGTTCGCCTCCGACGAAGATCCCAGCGACGCTGACATGCTGCAGTACGCCCAGATGTACGCGACCGCGTACGACGGTTCCAAGCGTTCCTCTCATATCCTGTTCAATTCCGATGATGAAGCAACTGCTCAGGAAGTGCTCGACAAGCTCAACTCCGGCGAGCTTGACTTCGTCGATGCGGTGAAGGAATACTCGCAGGATCCGGGTTCTGTCGAGCGCGATGGCGATGTGGGTTGGAACAACCCCAGCAACCTGGCGAAAGAGTACAAGGACGGCCTCGAGCCGCTTGAGAAAGGCCAGTTGAGCGGTCTCGTTACCACACAGTTCGGCATCCATATCATCAAGTGCACCGATGTGTACAAGGCTCCTGAAGAAGTGACGAGCCTCGATCAGATCCCGGAAGAGTGGATATCCGTCATCGCTTCGTCGCTGAAGTCCACGAAGCAGCAGGAAGCCTACAAGAAGTGGCTTGACGAAACCACCGAGGCTGCCGACATCAAGATCAACGACATGCCTCAGGGTCTTCCCTATGATGTCGATATGTCCAAGTATCCTGCGCCGAACGCCGATAGCGGCGCAACCGACGGAACTCAGGAAGGTTCGACGGACGGTGCCGAAGGCGGTGAGGCTGCCGACGGTGCTTCTGCCGACGGTACCGACGCTCCCGCTTCCGAGGATCAGGCCGCGACCGATGGCGCCGATTCCTCCGAGGGCAATGCCGATGCCGCCGCGGGCGACAACGCCTCCGAGCAGCCTGCGGAAGCCGCCTAA
- a CDS encoding ABC transporter ATP-binding protein has protein sequence MDIQTPPFLELHNAVVQRAGAPILTVDSFRLEEREHLALLGPNGSGKSTFVMLITREVVPLHREVPPVRFRGSERATLADVKRSLGVVSSTMQDQISVHLPTADVVAGGLYGTLGVPARVDARHLHEARERAREVMELLGVDELAARDIMTLSTGQARRVLIARALVHDPDVLVFDEPCTGLDPEGMYYVRSSMRTLAKAGKGIVLVTHYPEDIIPEIKRVVLLKNGTVFADGSKGRLLTDGVMSELFDVPLHVQRMIAGRSTEPATQTSHSAASPTTSPRSAVPHSTLPRSVVDAASTSSIPCASSAKSASPCVQADENFDDAREEEYFSLVSAY, from the coding sequence ATGGATATCCAAACGCCTCCCTTCCTCGAACTGCACAACGCGGTCGTGCAGCGTGCGGGCGCGCCTATTCTGACGGTCGACTCGTTTCGACTGGAGGAAAGAGAGCATCTTGCGTTGCTGGGTCCGAACGGGTCGGGAAAGTCGACGTTTGTGATGCTGATCACGCGCGAGGTGGTCCCCTTGCACCGGGAAGTGCCGCCGGTTCGGTTTCGCGGCAGCGAGCGTGCGACCCTTGCGGACGTGAAGCGGAGCTTGGGCGTCGTCTCGTCGACGATGCAGGATCAGATTTCCGTACATCTGCCTACGGCGGACGTGGTGGCGGGAGGGTTGTACGGAACGCTGGGCGTCCCGGCGCGGGTCGACGCCCGGCACTTGCATGAAGCCCGTGAGCGAGCTCGTGAGGTTATGGAGCTGCTGGGTGTTGACGAGTTGGCGGCACGCGACATCATGACGCTGTCCACCGGCCAGGCGCGACGAGTGCTCATAGCTCGTGCGCTCGTGCACGACCCCGACGTTCTTGTGTTCGACGAGCCGTGCACCGGACTTGATCCCGAAGGTATGTATTACGTTCGGTCGAGTATGCGCACGCTTGCAAAAGCGGGAAAGGGAATCGTGCTGGTCACGCACTATCCCGAGGATATTATCCCCGAGATCAAGCGCGTCGTGCTATTGAAAAACGGTACGGTGTTCGCCGACGGGTCGAAAGGCCGGCTCTTGACGGATGGCGTGATGAGCGAGCTGTTCGACGTTCCTTTGCACGTGCAGCGCATGATCGCCGGACGTTCTACGGAGCCGGCCACGCAAACTTCTCATTCCGCTGCATCCCCCACGACGTCTCCGCGATCAGCCGTACCTCATAGCACGCTTCCGCGATCCGTTGTTGACGCTGCGTCGACATCTTCTATACCCTGCGCGTCGAGTGCGAAATCCGCCTCGCCCTGTGTGCAAGCAGACGAAAATTTCGATGATGCTCGTGAAGAGGAATATTTCTCGCTTGTGAGTGCGTATTAG
- a CDS encoding RICIN domain-containing protein, translating into MSSGFRPRWMDCDEPGWNPDSRRDSTAEPEQASDRMALALPSECIVYPIRYTMHVNAEGSERDRKSASLLDGKTESDTPLVLTTMTEESSTFILVSFDDDSYLIIDERSSGVLQIEHASDDAYARIVLGAYEEGATHQLWRFEPTGHGSYYLVSKRNGLVVDLCNFQLADGSPLIAYPRNNGWNQQFHFDCAGTLDTDLSALPEEADDSGESELLCADDGSSKPLSFFDLFKTIEPTFSLDQMTDTESWGSYLSAPEAEYHPFAGDEATLLLMSKKSERINVRCKHTKPLIPEYMKERTINYLVLTNFLPEGVEPARFVNDRPIPAKGEHPAPDPYLYTLSSCFDMISISQLTEESLRKLPDGTALNKVPAFEGYFLTYDQKTTSLDQEEVMHGIFNDLEIWGRDHKTKTPLNIDLVIFLSNTNDGGSSAQFIDMNEIRIPKPGELQEGFDHRRCMAIRLNLGMLNKKDGFQRDVVPVRNNPFRFDPLYGFVTSWRRKGFRHFSHADYITKRKLVRAWAYLVKLEEIVGNQTLAPVFFHEFSHVIEFTLNSEGSSLGGAIFNPDDSGIKLSSLGINHQQFAMRIVLNGAYENMHISHSKMLSHLGVDYDYLHERLDRFWRSWGKTF; encoded by the coding sequence ATGTCCTCAGGATTCAGACCCCGCTGGATGGACTGCGACGAGCCGGGATGGAACCCCGACAGCCGTAGGGATTCCACTGCCGAACCCGAACAAGCCAGCGACCGCATGGCTCTGGCACTGCCGTCCGAATGCATCGTCTATCCCATCCGCTACACGATGCACGTCAACGCGGAGGGATCCGAAAGAGACAGGAAGAGCGCCAGCTTGCTGGACGGCAAAACCGAGTCCGACACCCCGCTGGTGCTGACTACGATGACGGAAGAAAGCTCCACGTTTATCCTGGTTTCTTTCGACGACGACAGCTATCTGATCATCGACGAGCGGTCGTCGGGAGTTTTGCAGATCGAGCACGCATCGGACGACGCATACGCCCGCATCGTGCTAGGCGCATACGAAGAAGGGGCTACCCACCAGCTTTGGCGTTTCGAGCCAACCGGCCACGGATCGTATTATCTCGTGTCTAAGAGAAACGGGCTGGTTGTCGATCTGTGCAACTTCCAGCTGGCGGATGGAAGCCCCCTTATCGCCTACCCGAGGAACAACGGATGGAACCAGCAGTTCCATTTCGACTGCGCCGGCACCCTGGATACGGATCTCTCCGCCTTGCCGGAAGAGGCTGACGACTCGGGCGAGAGCGAACTTCTGTGCGCGGACGACGGAAGTTCGAAGCCCCTCAGCTTTTTCGACCTCTTCAAAACCATCGAACCCACGTTTTCCCTCGACCAGATGACCGACACGGAATCCTGGGGCTCATACCTCTCCGCCCCCGAAGCCGAGTATCATCCGTTCGCGGGGGATGAAGCCACGTTGTTGCTGATGTCGAAGAAATCCGAACGGATCAACGTCCGATGCAAGCACACGAAGCCGCTCATCCCCGAATACATGAAAGAGAGAACCATCAACTACCTCGTTTTGACGAACTTCCTTCCCGAAGGCGTGGAGCCCGCCCGGTTCGTCAACGATCGCCCGATTCCGGCGAAGGGAGAGCACCCGGCGCCCGATCCGTATCTCTACACCCTTTCGTCTTGCTTCGACATGATCTCGATCTCGCAGCTCACCGAAGAATCGCTTCGAAAGCTTCCCGATGGAACCGCCCTCAATAAAGTTCCCGCGTTCGAGGGCTACTTCCTGACGTACGACCAGAAAACCACCTCTCTCGACCAAGAGGAGGTCATGCACGGTATCTTCAACGACCTGGAGATTTGGGGGCGCGATCACAAAACCAAAACACCTCTCAACATCGACCTGGTGATATTCCTCTCCAACACGAACGACGGCGGGAGCAGCGCCCAGTTCATCGACATGAACGAAATACGCATCCCGAAGCCTGGCGAACTTCAAGAGGGCTTCGACCACAGGCGCTGCATGGCGATACGCTTAAATCTAGGAATGCTGAACAAGAAAGACGGTTTCCAGCGGGACGTCGTGCCCGTTCGCAACAACCCGTTTCGATTCGATCCGCTGTACGGATTCGTCACCTCATGGAGAAGGAAGGGGTTCAGGCACTTCTCCCATGCCGACTACATCACGAAGAGGAAGCTTGTGAGGGCGTGGGCGTACCTCGTCAAACTCGAAGAAATAGTCGGGAATCAAACGCTCGCCCCCGTGTTCTTCCACGAGTTCAGCCATGTGATCGAGTTCACCCTCAACAGCGAGGGAAGCTCGCTCGGCGGTGCGATCTTCAACCCGGACGATTCGGGGATAAAGCTGAGTTCGCTGGGCATCAACCATCAGCAATTCGCGATGAGAATCGTGTTGAACGGAGCATACGAGAACATGCATATAAGCCATTCGAAAATGTTGTCCCATCTTGGCGTCGACTACGACTATCTGCACGAGCGGCTTGATCGTTTTTGGCGTTCATGGGGAAAGACCTTCTAA
- the rpsF gene encoding 30S ribosomal protein S6 yields the protein MKAYELLFFVAPSIDEETRAAVMKRIDTTIAEGKGTVDNVDNWGKRKLAYEINGLTDGDYTLIDFHADPADVAELDRVLRITDAVERHMIVKRTDRD from the coding sequence ATGAAGGCTTATGAATTGCTGTTTTTTGTCGCTCCGTCTATCGACGAGGAAACCCGCGCAGCCGTTATGAAGCGTATCGACACCACGATCGCTGAGGGCAAAGGCACGGTTGACAACGTCGACAACTGGGGCAAGCGTAAACTCGCTTACGAGATCAACGGATTGACCGATGGTGACTACACTCTCATCGATTTCCACGCCGATCCCGCTGACGTTGCCGAACTCGATCGTGTTCTGCGCATCACCGACGCTGTGGAGCGCCACATGATCGTCAAGCGCACGGACCGCGACTAG
- a CDS encoding single-stranded DNA-binding protein, whose translation MSINRVIISGNLTRDPELRSTASGLPVLGFGVAVNDRRKNQQTGEWEDYPNFIDCTMFGARAESLSRYLGKGTKVAIEGKLRWSQWEREGQKRSKIEVIVDELEFMSSRNSDSSSYGGGMGGGYSAPAAAPVVAAPVVDASSSVYDEDIPF comes from the coding sequence ATGAGCATCAACCGAGTTATCATCAGCGGAAACCTTACTCGCGATCCCGAGCTTCGCTCCACCGCGAGCGGGCTTCCCGTACTGGGCTTCGGCGTGGCGGTCAACGACCGCCGCAAGAACCAGCAGACGGGCGAGTGGGAGGATTATCCGAACTTCATCGACTGCACGATGTTCGGCGCGCGCGCCGAAAGCCTCTCGCGCTACCTCGGCAAGGGCACCAAAGTGGCCATCGAGGGCAAGCTCCGCTGGAGCCAGTGGGAGCGCGAAGGCCAGAAGCGCAGCAAGATCGAAGTGATCGTCGACGAGCTTGAATTCATGTCGAGCCGTAACAGCGATTCGTCGTCGTACGGTGGCGGTATGGGCGGCGGTTATTCCGCTCCCGCAGCAGCCCCCGTGGTTGCCGCGCCGGTGGTTGATGCCTCTTCTTCGGTTTATGACGAAGATATCCCGTTTTAA
- the typA gene encoding translational GTPase TypA, which translates to MKQENIRNVAIIAHVDHGKTTIVDRLLYASGVFRENQQVDERVLDSNDQERERGITILSKNISVVYNDVKINVIDTPGHADFGGEVERVLNMADGALLIVDAFEGPMPQTRFVLRHALEQGLRIILVVNKIDRPGARPNEVVDEVFDLMVELEASDAQLDFPVVYASAMNGYARFAPDDDNMDMIPLLETILKEIPAPDCEPNGPVALQICTVDHSSFVGRIGVGRLFSGTIHKGEPSLVIKNDGTRYNTNIKQVFTFEALGKKEQQEVHAGDIVAVVGVEDADIGDMVTSRENPVRFDPIQVEEPTMAIVFEASSSPLVGREGDIVGARQLKERLMREKESNISMRIEELEDKSGVEVAGRGLLHLSVLMETMRREGFEFQVGRPRVLIKKDESGRKLEPIEEATVDVPSEYAGKAIEVFGSAGGEMSDMYQRGDQTHLVFKIPSRGTMGLRTRLLNVTRGEATMFHHFSEYGPYRGEMNGRKNGSMISMSTEKSVAYALDALQERGRLFVGPGQECYEGMIVGESSKEGDMVVNIAKSKQLGNQRSSGADKAISLTPPITFTLEEALEYIEDDELVEVTPQNIRLRKRMLSATDRKKAAKK; encoded by the coding sequence ATGAAGCAAGAGAACATCCGCAACGTCGCCATTATCGCGCACGTTGACCACGGCAAGACCACCATCGTCGACCGCCTGTTGTACGCCAGCGGCGTGTTCCGCGAGAACCAGCAGGTTGACGAGCGCGTGCTGGACAGCAACGACCAGGAGCGCGAGCGCGGCATCACCATCCTGTCCAAGAACATCTCGGTCGTGTACAACGACGTGAAGATCAACGTCATCGACACGCCGGGCCACGCCGACTTCGGCGGCGAGGTGGAGCGCGTGCTGAACATGGCCGACGGCGCCCTGCTCATCGTGGACGCGTTCGAGGGCCCCATGCCGCAGACCCGTTTCGTGCTGCGCCACGCGCTTGAGCAGGGCCTGCGCATCATCCTGGTGGTGAACAAGATCGACCGTCCGGGCGCGCGCCCCAACGAAGTGGTGGACGAGGTGTTCGACCTCATGGTGGAGCTCGAAGCATCCGACGCGCAGCTGGACTTCCCCGTCGTCTACGCCAGTGCCATGAACGGCTACGCCCGTTTCGCGCCCGACGACGACAACATGGACATGATCCCGCTGCTGGAAACCATCCTCAAGGAGATCCCGGCTCCCGACTGCGAGCCGAACGGCCCGGTGGCGCTGCAGATCTGCACCGTCGACCATTCCAGCTTCGTCGGCCGCATCGGCGTGGGGCGCCTGTTCTCCGGCACCATCCATAAAGGCGAGCCCTCGCTGGTCATCAAGAACGACGGCACGCGCTACAACACCAACATCAAGCAGGTGTTCACGTTCGAGGCGCTGGGCAAGAAGGAGCAGCAGGAGGTGCACGCCGGCGACATCGTGGCCGTGGTGGGCGTGGAAGACGCTGACATCGGCGACATGGTGACCAGTCGCGAGAACCCCGTGCGCTTCGATCCCATCCAAGTGGAAGAGCCCACGATGGCCATCGTGTTCGAGGCATCGTCCAGCCCGCTCGTCGGCCGCGAGGGCGACATCGTGGGAGCGCGCCAGCTCAAGGAGCGCCTGATGCGCGAGAAGGAGAGCAACATCTCCATGCGCATCGAGGAGCTTGAGGACAAGTCGGGCGTCGAGGTTGCCGGCCGCGGCCTGCTGCACCTGTCGGTTCTCATGGAGACGATGCGCCGCGAAGGATTCGAGTTCCAGGTAGGTCGCCCGCGCGTGCTCATCAAGAAGGACGAGTCCGGCCGCAAGCTGGAACCCATCGAGGAGGCCACGGTGGACGTGCCCAGCGAGTACGCAGGCAAGGCCATCGAGGTGTTCGGCAGCGCCGGCGGCGAGATGTCCGACATGTACCAGCGCGGCGACCAGACGCACCTCGTGTTCAAGATTCCGTCGCGCGGCACGATGGGATTGCGCACCCGTCTGCTGAACGTCACGCGTGGCGAAGCCACGATGTTCCATCATTTCTCCGAGTACGGCCCGTATCGCGGCGAGATGAACGGGCGCAAGAACGGCTCGATGATCTCCATGTCCACCGAGAAGAGCGTCGCGTACGCTCTGGATGCGCTGCAGGAGCGCGGCCGCCTGTTCGTGGGTCCCGGCCAGGAATGCTACGAAGGCATGATCGTGGGCGAGTCGTCGAAGGAAGGCGACATGGTGGTCAACATCGCCAAGTCGAAGCAGTTGGGCAACCAGCGTTCGTCGGGCGCCGACAAGGCTATCTCGCTCACGCCGCCCATCACGTTCACGCTGGAAGAGGCGTTGGAGTACATCGAGGATGACGAGCTGGTGGAAGTCACCCCGCAGAACATCCGCCTACGCAAGCGGATGCTGTCGGCCACCGATCGCAAGAAGGCTGCCAAGAAATAA